A region of Plantactinospora sp. BC1 DNA encodes the following proteins:
- a CDS encoding oxidoreductase produces the protein MAKTWLITGSSRGLGRALSQEVLDRGDNLLATARQPEQLDDFVSRYGDQVRPYALDVTDPEAARAAVRTAVETFGGLDVVANNAGYANSAPIEEMAEEDFRAQVETNLFGVVNVTRAALPVLRARRSGHFLQFSSVGGRVGGTPGLGAYQAAKFAVEGFSEVLYNEVRPFGIRVTIVEPGAFRTDWGGASMRMAEVGEDYQQTVGRLHALRRDMDGQQAGDPERAARVIADLVGLAVPPLRLLLGSDALRLAEESARFRSREATAWADVSRSTDYDSSTDFAKTPVAAMLAPRSPN, from the coding sequence ATGGCCAAGACGTGGCTGATCACCGGGAGTTCCCGGGGCCTGGGCCGGGCGCTCAGCCAGGAGGTGCTGGACCGGGGTGACAACCTCCTCGCCACCGCCCGGCAGCCCGAGCAGCTCGACGACTTCGTCAGCCGGTACGGCGACCAGGTGCGGCCGTACGCCCTCGACGTCACCGACCCGGAGGCCGCCCGGGCGGCGGTACGGACCGCCGTGGAGACCTTCGGCGGCCTGGACGTGGTTGCCAACAACGCCGGGTACGCCAACAGCGCGCCGATCGAGGAGATGGCCGAGGAGGACTTCCGGGCACAGGTCGAGACGAACCTCTTCGGCGTCGTCAACGTCACCCGGGCGGCCCTGCCGGTGCTGCGGGCGCGCCGCTCCGGGCACTTCCTCCAGTTCTCCTCCGTCGGCGGACGGGTCGGCGGGACGCCGGGGCTCGGCGCCTACCAGGCCGCCAAGTTCGCCGTGGAGGGCTTCTCCGAGGTGCTCTACAACGAGGTCAGGCCCTTCGGCATCCGGGTCACCATCGTCGAGCCCGGCGCCTTCCGTACCGACTGGGGCGGTGCGTCGATGCGGATGGCCGAGGTGGGCGAGGACTACCAGCAGACCGTCGGGCGGCTGCACGCGCTGCGCCGCGACATGGACGGTCAGCAGGCCGGCGACCCGGAACGGGCCGCCCGGGTGATCGCCGACCTCGTCGGGCTCGCCGTACCGCCGCTGCGGCTGCTGCTCGGCTCCGACGCGCTGCGGCTGGCCGAGGAGTCGGCCCGGTTCCGCTCCCGGGAGGCCACCGCCTGGGCCGACGTCAGCCGGAGCACCGACTACGACAGCAGCACCGACTTCGCGAAGACGCCGGTCGCGGCGATGCTCGCACCGCGCAGTCCGAACTGA
- a CDS encoding permease prefix domain 1-containing protein, which yields MAAPIDGYLAELDRALRGPRRVKSGLLREARDSLVDATEAYAELGLPPEAAARRAVHDFGEVSRIAPGYQAELALAQGRRTALLAFGILVAQPPIWHLVAWQAAEPDPMPGLAGVLDVLVSWLGMLAVVVALLAVWASGTGVRRLGTNPRHIRLTGIFAFAVAGTFSTIGLMLALVSPITGPMGLVRLPIAVVVLILPMLLVARNGARCLATARAATSR from the coding sequence GTGGCCGCCCCGATAGACGGATACCTCGCCGAACTCGACCGTGCCCTGCGAGGGCCACGGCGGGTCAAGAGCGGCCTGCTCCGGGAGGCCCGGGACAGTCTGGTGGACGCGACCGAGGCGTACGCGGAGCTCGGTCTGCCACCCGAGGCGGCGGCCCGCCGCGCGGTGCACGACTTCGGTGAGGTCTCCCGGATCGCCCCCGGATACCAGGCCGAACTCGCGCTCGCCCAGGGCCGGCGAACGGCGCTGCTGGCCTTCGGCATTCTCGTCGCGCAGCCGCCGATCTGGCACCTGGTCGCCTGGCAGGCGGCCGAACCCGACCCGATGCCCGGGCTGGCCGGCGTGCTCGACGTGCTGGTGAGCTGGCTGGGGATGCTGGCCGTGGTGGTCGCGCTGCTCGCCGTCTGGGCCTCCGGCACCGGGGTACGTCGACTCGGCACCAACCCCCGGCACATCCGGCTCACCGGCATCTTCGCCTTCGCCGTGGCGGGCACCTTCAGCACGATCGGCCTGATGCTCGCGCTCGTCAGCCCGATCACCGGACCGATGGGTCTGGTCCGGTTGCCGATCGCCGTGGTCGTGCTGATCCTGCCGATGCTCCTGGTGGCCCGCAACGGGGCACGCTGCCTCGCGACGGCCCGCGCGGCGACCTCCCGCTGA
- a CDS encoding MMPL family transporter encodes MHTESTPAERPDGKAPPDRSGRAGAARAGFFARVAGWAYRRRWAALLSWVVVLVGLAVAAQAVGADYHNDHSLPGTESQAATDTLREHGSRQTAGSLQIVLHHPGGIGTAEVRQRVEPMLGQVRAMASVAELTSPYDAPQAVSADGTIGYATVTLDRPSEEVPAQDVRAVIETAQAAAGDGLRVELAGDPVRAAQESEGGAAEGAGLLAALVILVILFGSLLAAALPIGIAIFAVGSTLSLVVLASHVATIADYTAPLMALVGLGVGIDYALLVFSRFRSELLGGADRATATRIALDSAGRTVFFAACTVVIALLGLVVLGLGSLQGVAVAVALTVLVTMLASLTLLPALLGIVGGRVERAVRRRAERAKRAEGTGWRRWSGFVQRRPWLALLLPTALLVLLAVPALDMRLGFADAGSDAPTSTSRQAYDLISTGFGPGQNGPLVVVVEGGQPAATEVGSALAGAAGVATVTPPFPAPDGQLHTLLLFPTSAPQDAATMDLVERLRTEVLPPVERNTGVQVSIGGGTAAAVDFADAVSDRLPLFVVVVVGLSALLLVLVFRSLLIPVKAALLNLLSVASALGVITYVFQYGNLGVQPGPVEAFVPVLIFAIVFGLSMDYEVFLVSRMHEHWERHRDASGAIREGLATTGRVVTAAAAIMIVVFSAFLFDPGRMLQQFGLGLAVAIFVDGFVIRCLILPAVMQLFGARAWWLPSWLGRWLPRVALERPEPATRAATGTPRSTLV; translated from the coding sequence ATGCACACCGAATCAACTCCGGCCGAGCGGCCCGACGGCAAGGCACCGCCGGACCGGTCGGGCCGGGCCGGGGCGGCCAGGGCCGGCTTCTTCGCCCGGGTGGCCGGCTGGGCGTACCGGCGGCGCTGGGCCGCCCTGCTGAGCTGGGTCGTCGTGCTGGTCGGCCTCGCCGTGGCGGCCCAGGCGGTCGGCGCGGACTACCACAACGACCACTCGCTGCCCGGCACCGAGTCACAGGCCGCCACCGACACGCTCCGGGAACACGGTTCACGGCAGACGGCGGGCAGCCTCCAGATCGTCCTGCACCACCCCGGCGGCATCGGCACCGCCGAGGTCCGGCAACGCGTCGAGCCGATGCTCGGCCAGGTACGCGCGATGGCCTCGGTGGCCGAGCTGACCAGCCCGTACGACGCCCCGCAGGCGGTCTCCGCCGACGGCACCATCGGGTACGCCACGGTCACCCTGGACAGACCCAGCGAGGAGGTACCGGCGCAGGACGTACGGGCCGTCATCGAGACCGCCCAGGCGGCAGCCGGGGACGGGCTGCGGGTGGAGTTGGCCGGTGACCCGGTCCGGGCCGCCCAGGAGTCCGAGGGTGGCGCGGCGGAGGGCGCCGGCCTGCTGGCGGCCCTGGTCATCCTGGTGATCCTCTTCGGTTCCCTGCTCGCCGCCGCGCTGCCGATCGGGATCGCGATCTTCGCGGTGGGCAGCACCCTCAGCCTGGTCGTACTCGCCTCGCACGTCGCGACGATCGCCGACTACACCGCCCCGCTGATGGCGCTGGTCGGGCTCGGCGTCGGCATCGACTACGCGCTGCTGGTCTTCTCCCGCTTCCGGTCCGAGCTGCTGGGCGGCGCCGACCGGGCCACCGCCACCCGGATCGCCCTGGACAGCGCCGGCCGTACCGTCTTCTTCGCCGCCTGCACCGTGGTGATCGCCCTGCTCGGCCTCGTCGTCCTCGGCCTCGGCTCGCTCCAGGGCGTGGCCGTGGCGGTGGCGCTGACGGTGCTGGTCACCATGCTCGCCTCGCTGACCCTGCTCCCGGCGCTGCTGGGGATCGTCGGCGGCCGCGTCGAGCGCGCCGTCCGGCGCCGCGCCGAGCGGGCCAAGCGGGCCGAGGGCACGGGGTGGCGGCGCTGGTCCGGGTTCGTGCAGCGCCGCCCCTGGCTGGCCCTGCTGCTCCCCACAGCGCTGCTGGTGCTGCTCGCGGTACCCGCCCTGGACATGCGGCTGGGCTTCGCCGACGCCGGCAGCGACGCGCCGACCTCGACCAGCCGGCAGGCGTACGACCTGATCTCGACCGGGTTCGGCCCGGGGCAGAACGGTCCACTGGTGGTGGTGGTCGAGGGCGGCCAGCCGGCGGCGACCGAGGTGGGCAGCGCCCTGGCCGGGGCGGCCGGGGTCGCGACGGTCACCCCGCCGTTCCCGGCACCCGACGGGCAACTGCACACGCTGCTGCTCTTCCCCACCTCCGCCCCGCAGGACGCGGCCACGATGGACCTGGTGGAGCGGCTCCGCACCGAGGTGCTGCCGCCGGTGGAGCGGAACACCGGCGTGCAGGTGTCGATCGGCGGCGGTACGGCGGCGGCGGTCGACTTCGCCGACGCGGTCTCCGACCGGCTCCCGCTCTTCGTGGTCGTGGTGGTGGGGCTGTCGGCGCTGCTGCTGGTACTCGTCTTCCGTTCCCTGCTCATCCCGGTCAAGGCGGCGCTGCTCAACCTGCTCAGCGTGGCCAGCGCGCTCGGCGTGATCACCTACGTGTTCCAGTACGGCAACCTGGGCGTCCAGCCCGGTCCCGTCGAGGCGTTCGTACCCGTACTGATCTTCGCGATCGTCTTCGGGCTCTCGATGGACTACGAGGTCTTCCTGGTGTCCCGGATGCACGAACACTGGGAGCGGCACCGCGACGCCTCCGGCGCGATCCGGGAGGGTCTGGCCACCACCGGGCGGGTGGTGACGGCCGCCGCCGCCATCATGATCGTGGTCTTCAGCGCCTTCCTCTTCGACCCGGGCCGGATGCTGCAACAGTTCGGGCTCGGCCTGGCGGTCGCGATCTTCGTGGACGGCTTCGTCATCCGCTGCCTGATCCTGCCCGCGGTGATGCAGCTCTTCGGCGCCCGCGCCTGGTGGCTGCCGTCCTGGCTCGGCCGCTGGCTGCCCCGGGTCGCCCTCGAACGCCCCGAGCCGGCCACCCGGGCCGCGACCGGGACGCCGAGGTCCACTCTGGTCTGA
- a CDS encoding aldo/keto reductase: protein MEYTHLGRTGLTVSRVCLGTMNFGWQLDEEQSHLVLDRAYDEGINFVDTADMYGREDGDGLTERFIGRWFGQTGRRDRIVLATKVYAPMSDWPNDGGLSARHIVAACDASLRRLGTDWIDLYQMHHVQRETPWEEIWQAMETLVMQGKIRYVGSSNFAGWHLARAQAAADRRHFLGLVSEQCRYNLLTRFVELEVVPAAIDLGIGILPYSPLHFGALSGAIRKIRDGVPGRSVLHAAERVEPHRAALTGYEKLCAELGEEPTTVALAWLLSRPGVTAPIVGPRSADQLDLAVRAVRTTLDPGTLTRLDELFPPVGSGGPGPEAWAW, encoded by the coding sequence ATGGAATACACCCACCTCGGCCGGACCGGCCTGACCGTCAGCCGGGTCTGCCTCGGCACGATGAACTTCGGCTGGCAGCTCGACGAGGAGCAGAGCCACCTCGTCCTGGACCGGGCGTACGACGAGGGGATCAACTTCGTCGACACCGCCGACATGTACGGCCGGGAGGACGGCGACGGCCTGACCGAGCGGTTCATCGGGCGGTGGTTCGGCCAAACCGGCCGGCGGGACCGGATCGTCCTCGCCACCAAGGTCTACGCCCCGATGAGCGACTGGCCCAACGACGGCGGTCTCTCCGCCCGGCACATCGTCGCCGCCTGCGACGCCTCGCTGCGCCGGCTCGGCACCGACTGGATCGATCTCTACCAGATGCACCACGTGCAGCGGGAGACGCCGTGGGAGGAGATCTGGCAGGCGATGGAGACCCTGGTGATGCAGGGCAAGATCCGGTACGTCGGCTCGTCCAACTTCGCCGGCTGGCACCTGGCCCGGGCCCAGGCCGCCGCCGACCGGCGCCACTTCCTCGGCCTCGTCTCCGAGCAGTGCAGGTACAACCTGCTCACCCGGTTCGTGGAGCTGGAGGTGGTGCCGGCGGCGATCGACCTCGGCATCGGGATCCTGCCCTACTCCCCGCTGCACTTCGGCGCGCTCTCCGGAGCGATCCGCAAGATCCGGGACGGGGTTCCCGGCCGGAGCGTGCTGCACGCCGCCGAGCGGGTGGAGCCGCACCGGGCGGCCCTGACCGGGTACGAGAAGCTCTGCGCCGAGCTGGGCGAGGAGCCGACCACCGTCGCGCTGGCCTGGCTGCTGTCCCGTCCCGGCGTCACCGCGCCGATCGTCGGCCCCAGGTCGGCCGACCAGCTCGACCTGGCGGTGCGCGCGGTGCGGACCACGCTCGACCCCGGCACCCTGACCCGACTCGACGAGCTGTTTCCACCGGTCGGCTCCGGCGGGCCGGGCCCGGAGGCGTGGGCCTGGTGA
- a CDS encoding helix-turn-helix domain-containing protein, whose product MLRIEFAPADLARLRFAHSPMVEVLTSLFVLDRPARFWMYAGWRQSVLPALADASLGTLRALAAAPTCQVPDFLTPVPATARPTLDEELRVIAGTALDVVAAEVHRTWAGHPAPPEIVRFGTDPAGGLAELVREIRRYFGLAIAPVWPRLRAAAEGEIAHRALTAAERGPRALLRGLHPELDWDGTALLLGSAKERRWGLDGHSLTLLPAGFAGPMLYPVTDTPTGRALWYPPRGYGRLWAAPVPAGPGVSAEPPPPAEPPPPALAALLGPTRAAVLTLLAVPHSTGEVADALRLAPATASHHLTTLRDAGLVVGERVGRRLRYLRTGLGEQLGGAAGTRPAGRA is encoded by the coding sequence ATGCTGCGGATCGAGTTCGCCCCGGCCGACCTGGCCCGGCTCAGGTTCGCGCACTCGCCGATGGTCGAGGTGCTGACCAGCCTCTTCGTGCTGGACCGGCCGGCCAGGTTCTGGATGTACGCCGGCTGGCGGCAGAGCGTCCTGCCGGCGCTCGCCGACGCTTCGCTGGGTACCCTCCGGGCGCTGGCCGCCGCACCGACCTGCCAGGTGCCGGACTTCCTCACCCCGGTGCCGGCCACCGCCCGGCCGACGCTGGACGAGGAACTGCGGGTGATCGCCGGCACGGCGCTGGACGTGGTCGCCGCCGAGGTGCACCGGACCTGGGCCGGGCACCCGGCGCCGCCGGAGATCGTCCGGTTCGGCACCGACCCGGCCGGCGGCCTGGCCGAGCTGGTCCGGGAGATCCGGCGGTACTTCGGGCTGGCGATCGCGCCGGTCTGGCCCCGGCTGCGGGCGGCCGCCGAGGGTGAGATCGCGCACCGGGCGCTGACCGCCGCCGAGCGCGGCCCCCGGGCGCTGCTGCGCGGCCTGCACCCGGAACTGGACTGGGACGGTACGGCGCTGCTGCTCGGTTCGGCCAAGGAGCGGCGGTGGGGCCTGGACGGGCACTCGCTGACCCTGCTGCCGGCCGGGTTCGCCGGCCCGATGCTCTACCCGGTCACCGACACGCCCACCGGCCGGGCGCTCTGGTATCCGCCCCGGGGGTACGGGCGGCTCTGGGCGGCGCCGGTACCGGCCGGACCGGGGGTGTCGGCCGAGCCGCCTCCGCCAGCCGAGCCCCCTCCGCCGGCCCTGGCCGCGCTGCTCGGCCCGACCCGGGCGGCGGTGCTGACCCTGCTGGCGGTGCCGCACAGCACCGGCGAGGTGGCCGACGCCCTGCGGCTGGCCCCGGCGACCGCCTCGCACCACCTGACCACGCTGCGGGACGCCGGTCTGGTGGTCGGCGAGCGGGTCGGCCGGCGGCTGCGCTACCTGCGTACCGGGCTGGGGGAGCAGCTCGGCGGTGCGGCCGGTACACGCCCGGCGGGACGGGCCTAG
- a CDS encoding carbon-nitrogen hydrolase family protein: MREPLTIAVAQPGCLAYDVPANADAHAEAVRAARTRVVVFPEMSLTGYEFDAAPVDADDPRLAPIVAACAETGAVALVGAPVPGRPGGRPQIGVLAVDGDGARVAYRKMWLGGAEPEHFAPGEAPAVVEVAGWRLGLAVCKDTGVPRHAADTAALGIDAYVAGALDSAAQWHVQQERARRVAAAHRVWVAIASFAGRTGGGYTDAAGRSRIWAPDGGVVAEAGPEPGALATATLG, from the coding sequence GTGCGAGAGCCGCTGACCATCGCCGTCGCCCAGCCGGGCTGCCTGGCGTACGACGTGCCGGCGAACGCCGATGCCCACGCCGAGGCGGTCCGGGCCGCCCGGACCCGGGTGGTGGTCTTTCCCGAGATGTCGCTCACCGGGTACGAGTTCGACGCCGCGCCGGTCGACGCCGACGACCCCCGGCTCGCCCCGATCGTGGCGGCCTGCGCGGAGACCGGCGCGGTGGCCCTGGTCGGTGCCCCGGTGCCGGGCCGGCCGGGAGGACGGCCGCAGATCGGCGTCCTCGCCGTCGACGGCGACGGCGCCCGGGTGGCGTACCGGAAGATGTGGCTGGGCGGGGCCGAGCCGGAGCATTTCGCTCCCGGTGAGGCACCGGCGGTGGTCGAGGTGGCCGGCTGGCGGCTCGGGCTCGCGGTCTGCAAGGACACCGGGGTACCCCGGCACGCGGCCGACACCGCCGCGCTCGGCATCGACGCGTACGTCGCGGGCGCGCTGGACTCGGCGGCGCAGTGGCACGTGCAGCAGGAGCGGGCCCGCCGGGTCGCCGCCGCCCACCGGGTCTGGGTGGCGATCGCCAGCTTCGCCGGCCGTACCGGCGGCGGTTACACCGACGCCGCCGGACGGTCGAGGATCTGGGCTCCGGACGGCGGGGTGGTCGCCGAGGCCGGACCCGAGCCGGGCGCCCTCGCCACGGCGACCCTCGGCTGA
- a CDS encoding TIGR02452 family protein, whose protein sequence is MSRRLRAIAQETVAALDRGSYRTGQGGQVAIAAEVARAVAGTRLLLPDAPLRTPEPLPEPPAIEVTGESSLAACRRLDGDRACLVFASARNPGGGFLNGAQAQEESIARASALYPCLRAAWDFYLAHRADPDLGYSDRVVYSPQVPVFRDDAGVPLAAPYPVSFLTSAAPNLSAMRRNQPDRVADVPALLRRRAARILAVAAGHGHRQLVLGAWGCGVFGNDPATVATAFAEALRESPWFERVVFAVLDRGRGEPTRTAFRRVFDRTGVGEST, encoded by the coding sequence GTGAGCAGGCGGCTGAGGGCGATCGCCCAGGAGACGGTGGCGGCGCTGGACCGGGGGTCCTACCGGACCGGCCAGGGCGGGCAGGTGGCCATCGCCGCCGAGGTGGCCCGGGCGGTCGCCGGCACCCGGCTGCTGCTGCCCGACGCACCGCTGCGCACGCCGGAGCCGCTGCCCGAGCCGCCCGCGATCGAGGTGACCGGGGAGTCCAGCCTGGCGGCGTGCCGCCGGCTCGACGGCGACCGGGCCTGCCTGGTCTTCGCCTCGGCCCGCAATCCCGGCGGCGGCTTCCTCAACGGCGCCCAGGCCCAGGAGGAGAGCATCGCCCGCGCCTCGGCGCTCTACCCGTGTCTCCGGGCCGCCTGGGACTTCTACCTCGCGCACCGGGCCGACCCGGACCTCGGCTACAGCGACCGGGTCGTCTACTCGCCGCAGGTACCCGTGTTCCGGGACGACGCGGGCGTCCCGCTGGCGGCGCCGTACCCGGTCTCGTTCCTGACCTCGGCGGCGCCCAACCTCTCCGCGATGCGGCGCAACCAGCCCGACCGGGTCGCCGACGTCCCGGCCCTGCTGCGCCGGCGCGCCGCCCGGATACTCGCGGTGGCCGCCGGTCACGGGCACCGGCAGCTCGTCCTCGGCGCGTGGGGTTGCGGCGTCTTCGGCAACGACCCGGCGACCGTGGCGACGGCCTTCGCCGAGGCGCTGCGGGAGAGCCCGTGGTTCGAGCGGGTGGTCTTCGCCGTACTCGACCGGGGGCGCGGCGAGCCGACCCGAACCGCGTTCCGGCGGGTCTTCGACCGGACCGGTGTCGGCGAGTCCACCTAG
- a CDS encoding GNAT family N-acetyltransferase, with protein sequence MSSISVRRFARSDREQVTTLVNAHIGAVLPNVSVSVQGLLSQLEREPGEFVVDPWVAERVALVAEQRGRIVAAALLLRYRRDEDVARRYRGAGEIRWLVCWPEAPYRPDASEAGDLLAAACLAQLARWNASPRYADGALPAPGVYGVPEQWPHVAAIYRRAGFRAEGRTEIVLVADVADLLRPGPPPLPGLAPRRTVGGNGTRISAVRDEAVLGFVEVDTNLDTGARMSRLGGWADVGELWVAESHRRQGVGGWLLGQAAAWLRLGEVTRLLDYADADQGDYLAFLAAAGFSTVTRTVRELVC encoded by the coding sequence ATGTCGTCCATTTCGGTGCGCCGGTTCGCCCGCTCCGACCGGGAACAGGTGACCACCCTGGTCAACGCGCACATCGGTGCCGTGCTCCCCAACGTCTCCGTCTCGGTGCAGGGGCTGCTCAGCCAACTCGAACGCGAGCCCGGCGAGTTCGTCGTCGACCCCTGGGTGGCCGAGCGGGTGGCGCTGGTCGCCGAGCAGCGGGGCCGGATCGTGGCGGCGGCGCTGCTGCTGCGCTACCGGCGCGACGAGGACGTCGCACGGCGGTACCGGGGGGCCGGTGAGATCCGCTGGCTGGTCTGCTGGCCGGAGGCGCCGTACCGGCCGGACGCCTCGGAGGCCGGTGACCTGCTCGCCGCCGCCTGCCTCGCCCAGCTCGCCCGCTGGAACGCCAGCCCCCGGTACGCCGACGGCGCCCTGCCGGCACCCGGCGTCTACGGCGTACCCGAGCAGTGGCCGCACGTCGCCGCGATCTACCGGCGGGCCGGGTTCCGCGCCGAGGGGCGTACCGAGATCGTGCTGGTGGCCGACGTCGCCGACCTGCTGCGCCCCGGTCCCCCGCCACTGCCGGGGCTGGCCCCGCGCCGAACCGTCGGCGGCAACGGCACCCGCATCTCGGCGGTACGCGACGAGGCCGTGCTCGGCTTCGTCGAGGTGGACACCAACCTGGACACCGGCGCCCGGATGTCCCGGCTCGGCGGCTGGGCGGACGTCGGGGAGCTGTGGGTCGCCGAGTCGCACCGGCGGCAGGGGGTGGGCGGCTGGTTGCTCGGCCAGGCCGCCGCGTGGCTCCGGCTGGGCGAGGTGACCCGGCTGCTCGACTACGCCGACGCCGACCAGGGCGACTACCTCGCCTTCCTGGCCGCCGCCGGCTTCAGCACGGTGACCCGGACGGTCCGCGAACTCGTCTGCTGA
- a CDS encoding aldo/keto reductase family protein, with translation MEHRHLGRSGLLVSEITYGNWLTHGELVAREAALSCVRAALDAGVTTFDTADVYARGAAEELLGEALRGVRRESVEIATKVCLPTGDGPNDRGLSRKHVFESCHASLRRLGTDYVDLYQAHRFDDRTPLAETLLAFDDLVRQGKVRYLGVSEWTAAQIRAALEIADRLGLRNRIVANQPQYNMLWRVIEPEVVPLCEAAGIGQIAFQPLAQGVLTGKYRPGQEPPEGSRAASGGRAPTFIRRVLGDRLLRQVQQLRPIADEAGLSMAQLAIAWTLRRPAVSTALIGASRPEQVTENAAAAGVRLDDTLMRRIDETLGDLVETDAGKTAQMMAVKPDWAAPAPAVG, from the coding sequence ATGGAGCACCGTCATCTGGGCCGCAGCGGCCTGCTGGTCAGCGAGATCACCTACGGCAACTGGCTCACCCACGGCGAGCTGGTGGCGAGGGAGGCGGCGCTGAGCTGCGTACGGGCCGCGCTGGACGCCGGGGTCACCACCTTCGACACCGCCGACGTCTACGCCCGGGGCGCCGCCGAGGAACTGCTCGGCGAGGCACTGCGCGGGGTACGCCGCGAATCGGTGGAGATCGCGACCAAGGTCTGCCTGCCCACCGGAGACGGCCCCAACGACCGGGGTCTGTCCCGCAAGCACGTCTTCGAGTCCTGCCACGCCTCGCTGCGCCGGCTCGGCACCGACTACGTCGACCTCTACCAGGCGCACCGCTTCGACGACCGGACGCCGCTGGCGGAGACGCTGCTCGCCTTCGACGACCTGGTCCGGCAGGGCAAGGTGCGCTATCTCGGCGTCTCCGAGTGGACGGCGGCGCAGATCCGAGCCGCCCTGGAGATCGCCGACCGACTCGGGCTGCGCAACCGGATCGTCGCCAACCAGCCGCAGTACAACATGCTCTGGCGGGTGATCGAGCCCGAGGTGGTGCCGCTCTGCGAGGCGGCGGGGATCGGCCAGATCGCCTTCCAGCCGCTCGCCCAGGGGGTGCTGACCGGCAAGTACCGGCCCGGCCAGGAGCCGCCGGAGGGCTCCCGGGCGGCCAGCGGTGGCCGGGCGCCCACCTTCATCCGCCGGGTACTCGGTGACCGGCTGCTCCGCCAGGTCCAGCAGCTGCGCCCGATCGCCGACGAGGCCGGCCTGTCGATGGCGCAGCTCGCGATCGCCTGGACCCTGCGGCGTCCCGCCGTCAGCACCGCCCTGATCGGAGCATCCCGGCCGGAGCAGGTCACCGAGAACGCGGCGGCGGCCGGGGTACGCCTCGACGACACCCTGATGCGCCGGATCGACGAGACACTGGGCGACCTGGTCGAGACCGACGCCGGCAAGACCGCCCAGATGATGGCGGTCAAGCCCGACTGGGCCGCCCCGGCACCCGCCGTCGGATGA